One window of the Acinetobacter equi genome contains the following:
- the omp38 gene encoding outer membrane protein Omp38 has translation MKMSRIALAMLVAAPLAAANAGVTVTPLLLGYTFQDSLKDYNNKHAGQTGQELKLKDDVFVGAALGVELTPWLGFEAEYSQVKGDLETRAAGTGADFQKNGKYKQSNIAGNFYVTSDLITKNYDSKIKPYVLLGAGHVKVKGEDGAAFNKEEGTLANAGLGAFWRLNDALSLRTEARATYNEAVKNWDYTALAGLNVVLGGHLKPAAPVVVVEPVIVEEPVIVEEPVVVAPVEVEDLQMELRVFFDTNKSNIKPQYQPEIAKVAEKLVEFPNATARIDGHTDNTGPLALNERLSLARANSVKSALVNEYNIDPARLTTKGFAWFQPIADNNTKEGRAMNRRVFATISGSRVVAE, from the coding sequence ATGAAAATGAGTCGTATTGCTTTAGCAATGCTCGTAGCTGCTCCATTAGCTGCTGCAAACGCTGGTGTAACTGTAACTCCGTTACTACTAGGTTATACTTTTCAAGACTCTTTAAAAGATTATAACAACAAGCACGCTGGCCAAACTGGTCAAGAATTAAAGCTTAAAGACGACGTATTTGTTGGTGCAGCACTTGGTGTTGAATTGACTCCATGGTTAGGTTTTGAAGCTGAATATAGCCAAGTTAAAGGTGATTTAGAAACTCGTGCTGCTGGTACTGGTGCTGATTTCCAAAAAAATGGTAAATACAAGCAAAGTAACATCGCAGGTAACTTCTATGTTACTTCTGATTTAATCACTAAAAACTACGATAGCAAAATCAAGCCTTATGTATTGTTAGGTGCTGGTCATGTTAAAGTTAAAGGTGAAGACGGCGCAGCTTTCAATAAAGAAGAAGGTACTTTAGCGAATGCTGGTCTTGGTGCTTTCTGGCGCTTAAACGACGCTTTATCTTTACGTACTGAAGCGCGTGCTACTTATAACGAAGCAGTTAAAAACTGGGATTACACAGCTTTAGCTGGTCTTAATGTAGTTCTTGGTGGTCACTTGAAACCTGCTGCTCCAGTAGTAGTAGTTGAGCCAGTTATTGTTGAAGAGCCAGTTATTGTTGAAGAGCCAGTTGTAGTAGCTCCAGTTGAAGTTGAAGATCTTCAAATGGAACTTCGTGTGTTCTTTGATACTAACAAATCAAACATCAAACCACAGTACCAACCAGAAATCGCTAAAGTTGCTGAGAAGTTAGTTGAATTCCCTAACGCAACTGCACGTATTGATGGTCACACAGATAACACTGGTCCATTAGCATTGAACGAACGTTTATCTTTAGCTCGTGCTAACTCTGTTAAGTCTGCTCTTGTTAATGAATACAACATCGATCCTGCTCGTTTAACTACGAAAGGTTTTGCTTGGTTCCAACCAATTGCTGACAACAACACTAAAGAAGGCCGTGCTATGAACCGTCGTGTATTCGCGACTATTTCTGGTAGCCGTGTTGTAGCTGAATAA
- a CDS encoding GspH/FimT family protein, whose protein sequence is MMPYNKNSGFSLVETLAIITILAIIASISVPYFHIFFAKQEAIQTIRTLNGFLKSAKNEASVRHARIVICSSSNYEQCENNNWNNKIIAFLDSNANRKIDHHDVVLKTESLQLKYGQLSWKAALNSPNIIFNQELGLPIGYNGSFYYCNHTHAIYHKIILSKMGHVRTETLDNC, encoded by the coding sequence ATGATGCCTTATAACAAAAACTCAGGCTTTAGTTTAGTCGAAACATTAGCCATAATAACCATATTAGCAATAATAGCTAGCATTTCAGTGCCCTATTTCCATATTTTTTTTGCTAAACAAGAAGCAATTCAGACAATAAGAACCCTTAATGGCTTTCTCAAGAGTGCTAAAAATGAAGCTTCTGTTCGTCATGCTCGTATCGTAATTTGCTCATCATCTAATTATGAACAGTGTGAAAATAATAATTGGAATAACAAGATTATAGCATTTCTCGACTCAAATGCTAATCGCAAAATTGATCATCATGATGTTGTTCTAAAAACAGAATCACTTCAATTAAAATATGGTCAACTTTCATGGAAAGCAGCTCTCAACTCACCAAATATTATATTTAATCAAGAGTTAGGTTTACCCATTGGATATAATGGCAGTTTTTATTACTGCAATCATACTCATGCAATCTATCATAAAATTATTCTAAGTAAGATGGGACATGTACGAACAGAAACACTAGACAATTGTTAG
- a CDS encoding PDR/VanB family oxidoreductase, producing the protein MEVTIHQIHRHNPDILSFELISENQIPLPAFQAGAHIDVHLGDGLIRQYSLANCSSEQHRYVIGVLKDPSSRGGSRYIHEQLKVGQRLIISEPRNLFALNPHLGHAILCAGGIGITPILAMAKELKRQNKSFQLFYFVKTRTSLAFLEELTELGNSVYIHIDDEPNTQCDLNHELRHHSAHQHLYVCGPNGFMDFVIQTAQKNAWLDSHIHKEHFNAPTIDTSNDGSFNIQILKTGQIIHVAPDQTAVKALEAAGICVPVSCEQGICGTCLVNVMSGEIDHRDLYLTEEEQAENKLFTPCCSRAKSKTLIIDL; encoded by the coding sequence ATGGAAGTGACCATTCATCAAATTCATAGACATAATCCAGATATTTTATCTTTTGAATTAATTTCTGAAAATCAAATTCCTTTACCTGCTTTTCAAGCTGGTGCACATATTGATGTACATTTAGGTGATGGCTTAATACGACAATACTCATTGGCAAATTGTAGTTCAGAGCAACATCGTTATGTTATTGGCGTTTTAAAAGATCCGAGTTCACGTGGAGGTTCGCGATATATTCACGAACAACTGAAAGTTGGGCAACGATTAATTATTAGTGAGCCACGTAATTTATTTGCGCTTAACCCTCATTTAGGACATGCCATACTTTGTGCAGGCGGAATAGGTATTACCCCAATACTGGCAATGGCAAAAGAATTAAAACGACAAAACAAAAGTTTTCAGCTCTTTTACTTTGTTAAAACTCGTACATCCCTCGCTTTTTTAGAAGAGCTAACTGAACTTGGGAATTCTGTATATATTCATATTGATGATGAACCCAATACCCAATGTGATTTAAATCATGAATTAAGGCATCATTCAGCCCATCAACATCTCTATGTGTGTGGTCCAAATGGTTTCATGGATTTTGTTATTCAAACCGCTCAAAAAAATGCTTGGCTTGATAGTCACATTCATAAGGAGCACTTTAATGCCCCTACAATAGATACAAGTAATGATGGAAGTTTTAATATTCAAATTTTAAAAACAGGACAAATCATTCATGTAGCCCCAGATCAGACAGCCGTAAAAGCCCTAGAAGCAGCAGGAATATGTGTTCCCGTTTCATGTGAGCAAGGCATATGTGGTACTTGTTTGGTTAATGTTATGTCAGGTGAAATTGACCATCGAGATTTATATCTAACCGAAGAAGAACAGGCTGAAAATAAACTTTTTACACCATGTTGTTCACGTGCAAAATCTAAAACATTAATCATTGATTTATAA
- a CDS encoding OmpA family protein, producing the protein MIKIIGLTSILALSLAMVGCTSAVKTTNVVDQKTASVMSALQNGVSLYFDTGSSYVEPKYDFYLKTAAHMLAAQPNLVIGLEGHADNVGQTGVNHRISNERAEAVKNKLVTEYNVNSDQIMTIGFGSAEPIKDNSTAEGRAQNRRVTIKIYSK; encoded by the coding sequence ATGATTAAAATAATAGGTCTAACAAGTATATTGGCATTGTCATTGGCAATGGTGGGTTGTACATCAGCAGTAAAAACTACCAATGTGGTTGATCAGAAAACTGCAAGTGTTATGTCCGCTTTACAAAATGGCGTATCTTTATATTTTGATACAGGTTCTAGCTATGTAGAGCCTAAATATGATTTTTACTTAAAGACAGCAGCACATATGTTAGCAGCGCAACCAAATTTAGTTATTGGATTAGAAGGTCATGCTGATAATGTTGGTCAAACTGGTGTGAATCATCGAATTTCAAATGAGCGTGCAGAAGCTGTGAAAAATAAGCTGGTGACGGAATATAATGTAAATTCAGATCAAATTATGACTATTGGTTTTGGTTCAGCAGAACCAATTAAAGATAATAGTACTGCTGAAGGGCGAGCTCAAAATCGTCGTGTAACCATTAAAATTTATTCAAAATAA
- a CDS encoding ArsR/SmtB family transcription factor, with product MNNPVDHPKIDFSKVDIVSGYLKVLSNPDRLKILCVLVDGELNVQQIEVCTEIYQPTLSQQLTVLRKNYIVSTRREGKQIFYRLSDPKILTLMKTLYNLYCKG from the coding sequence ATGAATAATCCAGTTGATCACCCTAAAATTGATTTTTCCAAAGTAGATATTGTTTCAGGTTACTTAAAAGTTTTATCCAATCCAGATCGTTTAAAGATTTTATGTGTTTTGGTCGATGGTGAACTCAATGTTCAACAAATTGAGGTTTGTACTGAGATTTATCAACCTACTCTATCTCAACAATTAACCGTTCTTCGTAAGAATTATATTGTGTCGACTCGTCGAGAAGGTAAACAAATATTTTATCGACTTTCTGATCCTAAAATCCTCACTCTCATGAAAACACTTTATAATTTATATTGTAAAGGGTAA
- a CDS encoding YeeE/YedE family protein, which translates to MHEFLIAFAGGLMLGLSVVGYLYVNGRIAGISGLISQVLNFQAVFKTPAIWFLLGLMITPFIYGLFVQPEIHIEATPLMMILAGLLVGFGTRLGSGCTSGHGICGMSRLSKRSIIATITFMFAGFITVYIVRHLMEAL; encoded by the coding sequence ATGCATGAATTTTTGATTGCCTTTGCAGGTGGACTTATGCTTGGTCTTTCCGTTGTAGGATACCTCTATGTCAATGGACGTATTGCTGGCATTAGCGGGCTGATTAGTCAGGTATTAAACTTTCAAGCTGTTTTTAAAACACCAGCGATTTGGTTTTTATTGGGTTTGATGATTACACCATTTATTTATGGACTTTTTGTACAACCTGAAATTCATATTGAAGCAACGCCATTAATGATGATCCTTGCTGGTCTATTAGTTGGTTTTGGTACTCGTTTAGGATCTGGGTGTACAAGTGGGCATGGCATTTGTGGAATGAGTCGTTTATCTAAGCGTTCAATTATTGCAACCATTACATTTATGTTTGCAGGATTTATTACTGTATATATTGTTCGCCATCTAATGGAAGCACTTTAA
- a CDS encoding AraC family transcriptional regulator: MSRDTISIHFVNAALTGVKRLGMDVETLLSHVGIEAELLRQPKARISPEQYTRFVKMLWMVTQDEHIGFDAQPRRLGTFAIMCQLIIHAKTLGDALELSTQFYKLFGDEWCVTLERDKHEARLVPLIPQSMDPDHYITESMLMIWHGLASWLIDRRLPLERVHFGYERPNHADEYDALFFAPVMQFDTPRTEITFAADYLDLPIRQTEETLEEFLKVAPAQLLVKFKNTNSLTSRIREVLKSQIGEEMPTLNDVASMLYLSPQTLRRRLAAEGKSYQGVKDALRRDAAIHLLLNPQLTLEDVAQQVGFSETSTFHRAFKKWTGVTPGLYRQLHGYH; the protein is encoded by the coding sequence ATGAGTAGAGATACGATTAGTATCCATTTCGTCAATGCTGCTCTTACAGGTGTTAAACGCCTAGGCATGGATGTCGAAACACTTTTGTCTCATGTCGGAATTGAAGCTGAATTATTGCGTCAACCCAAAGCTCGTATTTCACCAGAACAATATACCCGTTTCGTAAAAATGTTATGGATGGTGACCCAAGATGAGCATATTGGTTTTGATGCTCAGCCACGTCGCTTAGGTACATTTGCTATCATGTGTCAATTGATCATACATGCAAAAACCTTGGGTGATGCTCTAGAGCTCTCTACTCAATTTTATAAACTCTTCGGTGACGAATGGTGTGTTACTTTGGAGCGAGATAAACACGAAGCTCGTCTAGTTCCACTTATTCCACAATCAATGGATCCAGATCATTACATTACCGAAAGTATGCTAATGATTTGGCACGGTCTAGCATCATGGCTTATTGATCGCAGACTTCCTTTAGAACGTGTTCATTTTGGCTATGAACGCCCGAATCACGCCGATGAATATGATGCATTATTTTTTGCACCTGTTATGCAATTCGATACACCACGTACCGAAATTACATTTGCAGCAGATTATTTAGATTTACCTATTCGCCAAACAGAAGAAACATTAGAAGAATTCTTAAAAGTTGCGCCAGCTCAGTTGTTAGTTAAATTTAAAAATACAAATTCTTTAACTTCTCGCATTCGTGAAGTATTAAAAAGCCAAATTGGTGAGGAAATGCCTACACTTAACGATGTGGCATCTATGCTTTACTTATCTCCACAAACGCTACGTCGTCGTTTAGCTGCTGAGGGCAAAAGCTACCAAGGTGTGAAAGATGCATTACGTCGAGATGCTGCAATCCATTTATTATTAAATCCACAACTCACCTTAGAAGATGTTGCACAACAAGTTGGTTTTAGTGAAACAAGCACATTTCATCGTGCATTTAAAAAGTGGACTGGTGTAACTCCAGGGCTTTATCGCCAATTACATGGCTATCATTAA
- a CDS encoding aromatic ring-hydroxylating oxygenase subunit alpha produces MFIKNAWYVAARLEEVTDKPLGRQICGEKIVFYRGKENKIYAVEDFCPHRGAPLSLGFIEDGNLVCGYHGLVMGCDGKTISMPGQRVRGFPCNKSYSVIEKYGFIWVWPGEQHLATEDDLPVLEWAESKEWAYGGGLFHINCDYRLMIDNLMDLTHETYVHANSIGQKEIDEAAPTTRVDGDHVITERHMKNIYAPPFWQMALKGNNLATDVPVDRWQICHFHAPSNVHIEVGVAHAGHGGYHAQEDKKVSSVVVDFITPETETSHWYFWGMARHFQADNAELTAQIKEGQGKIFSEDLDMLEQQQQNLLRYPNRKLLMLNIDAGGVQARKVIDRLISLEQVQNIASDQIPSVNLQ; encoded by the coding sequence ATGTTCATCAAAAATGCTTGGTATGTAGCAGCACGTCTAGAAGAAGTCACAGATAAACCATTGGGTCGTCAAATCTGTGGAGAAAAAATCGTGTTTTATCGTGGTAAAGAAAATAAAATCTATGCTGTCGAAGACTTTTGCCCTCACCGAGGAGCACCTTTATCTTTAGGTTTTATTGAAGATGGAAATTTAGTATGTGGCTATCATGGACTTGTTATGGGTTGTGATGGAAAAACTATATCTATGCCTGGACAACGCGTTCGAGGCTTCCCATGTAATAAAAGTTATAGCGTCATTGAAAAATACGGTTTTATTTGGGTATGGCCTGGTGAACAACATCTTGCAACTGAAGATGATTTACCCGTACTTGAATGGGCTGAAAGTAAAGAATGGGCTTATGGTGGTGGCTTATTTCATATCAATTGTGACTATCGCTTAATGATTGATAATCTCATGGATTTAACACATGAAACTTATGTTCATGCAAATAGTATTGGTCAAAAAGAAATAGATGAAGCAGCACCTACAACACGTGTTGATGGTGATCATGTTATTACCGAACGCCATATGAAAAATATTTATGCCCCTCCATTTTGGCAAATGGCACTTAAAGGCAATAATCTAGCAACTGATGTTCCTGTTGATCGTTGGCAAATCTGTCATTTTCATGCACCAAGCAATGTACATATTGAAGTTGGTGTCGCACATGCAGGACATGGTGGTTATCATGCTCAAGAAGATAAAAAAGTCTCTTCTGTTGTTGTTGATTTTATTACACCAGAAACAGAAACATCTCATTGGTACTTTTGGGGAATGGCACGTCATTTCCAAGCTGATAATGCTGAATTAACAGCTCAAATTAAAGAAGGTCAAGGAAAAATTTTCTCAGAAGATCTAGACATGTTAGAGCAACAACAACAAAACTTACTTCGATATCCTAATCGAAAATTATTAATGCTCAATATTGATGCTGGTGGTGTTCAAGCTCGTAAAGTGATTGATCGTTTAATAAGTCTAGAACAAGTACAAAATATTGCATCGGATCAAATCCCTTCAGTCAATCTTCAATAA
- a CDS encoding DUF934 domain-containing protein, producing the protein MLNTALQVLFKDGSIADNSYQLIGEDGILPQGDVVLTVEQLDQLANVTGKKALYLTVDASPETHEFPLDQLDAIFIEFAGFNDGRGYSFAALLRRQGFEGELRATGDVFKDVLNYMKRSGFDSFVIKEGKDITEAAAGLGDFTHPYQASTAVKEAHYQTGA; encoded by the coding sequence ATGCTTAATACAGCACTACAAGTACTCTTTAAAGATGGCTCAATTGCAGACAATAGCTATCAATTGATTGGTGAAGATGGAATTTTACCGCAAGGTGATGTGGTTTTAACTGTTGAGCAGTTAGATCAACTTGCCAATGTAACTGGTAAAAAAGCGCTTTATTTAACAGTAGATGCTTCACCTGAAACTCATGAATTTCCTTTAGATCAGTTAGATGCAATTTTTATTGAATTTGCAGGTTTTAATGATGGTCGTGGTTATTCATTTGCAGCATTGCTTCGTCGTCAAGGTTTTGAAGGTGAACTTCGTGCAACAGGTGATGTATTTAAAGATGTTTTAAACTATATGAAGCGTTCAGGTTTTGATAGTTTTGTCATTAAAGAAGGTAAGGATATTACCGAAGCGGCAGCAGGTTTGGGTGACTTTACTCATCCATATCAAGCTTCTACAGCAGTTAAAGAAGCACATTATCAAACAGGTGCATAA
- a CDS encoding nitrite/sulfite reductase — MYLYTDFDQQLINERVAQFRDQTERYLAGKLTEDEYRPLRLQNGLYVQRYAPMLRIAVPYGLMNSKQLRKVAELAKEYDRGYAHVSTRQNIQFNWPALENVPEMLAELATVQMHAIQTSGNCIRNTTTDQYAGVVAGEIADPRPTCELIRQWSTFHPEFAFLPRKFKIAVSALEEIDRAATSFHDIGVYIVKNEAGEVGYKIKVGGGLGRTPVIGSFIREFLPREDLIAYLEAVLRVYNLHGRRDNKYKARIKILVKALTPEVFAEKVEAEFAHTIQTLKIQPEILKKLDEEFTPFDYQDYADEDFTAQFAEYPKFKQWFNINTNAHKVKGYRIVTISLKRAGIAPGDMTTEEMNLIADLADKYTFGELRTTHEQNIALVDVPQKDLFELWTILEKNNLARAHIGFLTDIICCPGGDFCSLANAKSIPISEAISRRFDDLDTIYNLGKLDLNISGCMNACGHHHVGNIGILGVDKKGAEFYQITLGGNADHDASIGDILGPSFAADKVPDVVEEILNTYLDLREEGEEFVETYRRVGIKPFKERAYA, encoded by the coding sequence ATGTATTTATATACTGATTTCGATCAGCAACTGATTAATGAACGTGTTGCACAGTTCCGTGATCAAACGGAACGTTATTTAGCGGGCAAATTGACTGAAGATGAGTATCGTCCGCTTCGTCTCCAAAATGGTCTTTACGTACAACGTTATGCGCCAATGTTACGTATTGCAGTCCCTTATGGCTTGATGAACTCTAAGCAATTGCGCAAAGTTGCTGAATTGGCGAAAGAGTATGATCGTGGTTATGCCCATGTTTCAACTCGTCAGAATATTCAGTTTAACTGGCCAGCTTTAGAAAATGTTCCAGAAATGCTTGCAGAATTGGCAACAGTTCAAATGCATGCAATTCAAACCTCTGGTAACTGTATTCGTAATACAACGACTGACCAATATGCAGGTGTGGTTGCAGGTGAAATTGCAGATCCGCGACCAACATGTGAATTGATTCGTCAATGGTCAACATTCCATCCAGAATTTGCATTCTTACCACGTAAGTTCAAAATTGCAGTATCTGCACTTGAAGAAATTGACCGTGCTGCAACTTCATTCCACGATATTGGTGTATATATTGTGAAAAATGAAGCAGGTGAGGTTGGTTATAAAATTAAAGTGGGTGGTGGTTTAGGTCGTACACCTGTCATTGGTAGCTTTATTCGTGAGTTTTTACCACGTGAAGATTTAATTGCTTATTTAGAAGCAGTTCTTCGTGTATATAACTTGCATGGTCGTCGTGACAATAAATATAAAGCACGTATCAAAATTTTGGTGAAAGCATTAACACCAGAAGTATTTGCAGAGAAGGTTGAAGCCGAATTTGCACATACAATTCAGACCTTAAAAATTCAGCCTGAAATTTTGAAAAAATTAGACGAAGAATTTACACCGTTTGACTATCAAGATTATGCAGATGAAGATTTCACTGCACAATTTGCTGAATATCCAAAATTCAAACAATGGTTCAATATCAATACTAATGCGCATAAAGTAAAAGGTTATCGCATTGTGACGATTTCACTGAAACGTGCGGGTATTGCACCGGGTGATATGACCACTGAAGAAATGAATTTAATTGCTGATTTAGCAGATAAATATACATTTGGTGAATTACGTACAACACATGAGCAAAATATTGCGCTTGTTGATGTGCCGCAAAAAGATTTATTTGAGCTTTGGACAATTCTTGAAAAGAATAATCTTGCACGTGCTCATATTGGTTTCTTAACCGATATTATCTGTTGTCCTGGTGGTGATTTCTGTTCATTAGCGAATGCGAAATCTATTCCAATTTCAGAGGCAATTTCACGTCGTTTTGATGATCTAGATACCATTTATAATTTAGGTAAATTGGATCTAAATATCTCGGGTTGTATGAATGCTTGTGGTCATCACCATGTTGGTAATATTGGTATTTTAGGTGTTGATAAAAAAGGCGCTGAATTCTACCAAATTACATTAGGTGGTAATGCCGATCATGATGCGTCAATTGGTGATATTTTAGGACCATCATTTGCTGCTGATAAAGTACCTGATGTAGTTGAAGAAATTCTAAATACCTATCTTGATCTTCGTGAAGAAGGTGAAGAGTTTGTAGAAACATATCGTCGTGTAGGTATTAAACCATTTAAGGAGCGTGCATATGCTTAA
- a CDS encoding DUF6691 family protein, with protein MKNIFAFFFGALFSVGLMVSGMSNPQKVIDFLDIFGQWDASLAFVMMGAITIAVIPFQKVVRQTQPKTVFNEAIELPSNQCIDSKLIIGSLIFGMGWGVAGICPAPSFTLIGLGYYQVLYFIVAMLIGVLLHRKWSGA; from the coding sequence ATGAAGAATATTTTTGCATTTTTCTTTGGTGCATTATTTTCAGTTGGACTAATGGTATCAGGAATGTCAAATCCCCAAAAAGTGATCGATTTTTTAGATATTTTTGGACAATGGGATGCAAGTTTAGCATTTGTGATGATGGGAGCAATTACAATTGCAGTTATTCCTTTTCAAAAAGTAGTACGCCAAACTCAGCCTAAAACGGTCTTTAATGAAGCGATTGAATTACCAAGTAATCAGTGCATAGATTCAAAGCTAATTATTGGAAGTTTAATATTTGGAATGGGGTGGGGAGTTGCGGGGATTTGTCCTGCACCAAGTTTTACATTAATTGGTCTTGGATATTATCAGGTATTGTATTTTATTGTTGCTATGTTAATTGGTGTCCTGCTTCATCGTAAATGGTCGGGAGCATAG
- a CDS encoding thiolase family protein gives MADIVIVNGARTAMGGFQGSLTNVTAPELGAITIKEAIARSNLHPNDIEEVIMGCVLPAGLKQGPARQAMRKAGLPDSTGAITINKLCGSGMKAVMQAADSIKAGSAQIIIAGGMESMTNAPYILPKARSGYRMGHGELKDHMFFDGLEDAETGRLMGSFAQDMANIKGYTREQMDDFAIRSLKRAQTAITEGYFADEIVPVTVSTRKGDVIVDKDEQPFNANIDKIPTLRPAFSKDGTITAANASSISDGASALVITSSDVASNKGLKPLAKIIAYASNSQHPSEFTIAPVGAIQKVLDKADWQASEVDLWEINEAFAMVTMCPIDEFKLDPEKVNIHGGACALGHPVGSTGSRIILTLIHALKRTGGKKGIASLCIGGGEATAMAIELL, from the coding sequence ATGGCCGATATCGTCATTGTGAATGGTGCACGTACTGCAATGGGTGGTTTTCAAGGAAGCTTAACAAATGTAACTGCTCCCGAGTTAGGTGCAATCACAATTAAAGAGGCAATTGCTCGATCTAATTTACACCCCAACGATATAGAAGAAGTCATTATGGGCTGTGTTTTACCTGCGGGTTTAAAACAAGGTCCAGCACGTCAAGCCATGCGTAAAGCAGGATTACCTGATTCAACAGGTGCTATCACCATTAATAAGTTATGTGGTTCAGGCATGAAAGCTGTGATGCAAGCAGCTGATAGTATTAAGGCGGGTTCTGCTCAAATCATTATTGCAGGTGGTATGGAGTCAATGACAAATGCTCCTTATATCCTACCTAAAGCACGTAGTGGTTATCGTATGGGGCATGGTGAACTAAAAGACCATATGTTCTTTGATGGCCTTGAGGATGCTGAAACAGGTCGACTTATGGGATCATTTGCTCAAGATATGGCAAATATAAAAGGCTATACACGTGAACAAATGGATGATTTTGCAATTCGTTCTTTAAAACGTGCCCAAACAGCAATTACTGAAGGTTATTTTGCTGATGAAATTGTGCCTGTAACAGTTTCTACTCGTAAAGGTGATGTCATTGTCGATAAAGATGAACAACCTTTTAATGCCAATATAGATAAAATTCCAACTTTACGTCCCGCATTTTCTAAAGATGGTACGATTACAGCTGCTAATGCAAGCTCAATTTCGGATGGTGCTTCAGCACTTGTCATCACATCTAGCGATGTTGCAAGTAATAAAGGTTTAAAACCATTAGCGAAAATTATTGCTTATGCCTCAAATTCACAACATCCTTCAGAATTTACAATTGCGCCTGTTGGAGCAATTCAAAAAGTTTTAGATAAAGCTGATTGGCAGGCTTCCGAAGTTGATCTATGGGAAATTAATGAAGCTTTCGCTATGGTAACAATGTGTCCTATTGATGAGTTTAAACTTGACCCAGAAAAAGTAAATATTCATGGCGGTGCTTGTGCTTTAGGACATCCTGTAGGTTCAACTGGTTCTCGTATTATCTTAACGCTTATTCATGCACTCAAACGTACTGGCGGTAAAAAAGGGATTGCCAGCCTTTGTATTGGTGGTGGTGAAGCAACTGCTATGGCGATTGAGTTGCTATAA
- a CDS encoding DUF1622 domain-containing protein: protein MFDVSILRELLVSCVQFLQLSLEAISVICVVIGLIKTLIVLIQFKSGRTARYCFGDWLATALEFQLAADILATTVDPDLDSLIKLAIIALIRTFLNYFLAKELEHKPELEQKKS from the coding sequence ATGTTTGATGTATCTATATTAAGAGAGTTATTGGTTTCTTGTGTTCAATTTCTCCAGCTCTCTTTAGAAGCCATATCCGTTATCTGTGTCGTAATTGGTTTAATCAAAACACTCATTGTTTTAATACAATTTAAATCTGGGCGAACCGCACGTTATTGTTTTGGGGATTGGTTAGCAACAGCATTAGAGTTTCAATTGGCTGCTGATATTTTAGCGACAACTGTCGACCCAGACTTAGATAGTCTCATTAAATTAGCCATTATTGCTTTGATTCGAACATTCCTAAATTATTTCTTAGCAAAAGAATTGGAACATAAACCAGAATTAGAACAGAAGAAAAGCTAA